The Cellulomonas sp. S1-8 genome has a window encoding:
- the mmsB gene encoding multiple monosaccharide ABC transporter permease: MSTTTDANVPSTPPGAPRVPLAQRLQGLGGNARQYGIFGALVVIVLLFQVLTDGKLLLANNVAALFQQNAHIMVLAIGMLMVIVAGHIDLSVGSVVAFVGGIVATTMRDFDAPWIVAVLVGLALGALVGAWQGFWVAYVGIPAFIVTLAGMLVFRGLALVVVGETLAGLPSSFIRISKGSLPPWLNYVNDMDVVTLVIGALAIAAIALSQLRARSALRKHDLHVEATGLFIAKIAMIALGIGVLTVILSFSAGGTPIVLVVVGALVVAYSFLMGRTVFGRHIYAIGGNRAAAALSGVNTRKVDFWIFVNMGLLAGAAAVFTTARAGAAIASAGQNYELDAIAACFIGGAAVTGGIGRIAGAIVGALIMGVLNMGLSILSVDPSWQMAIKGMVLLLAVAFDLLNKRRAGTQ, from the coding sequence ATGAGCACCACGACCGACGCCAACGTGCCCTCGACGCCGCCGGGTGCGCCGCGCGTGCCGCTCGCGCAGCGGCTCCAGGGCCTGGGCGGCAACGCGCGCCAGTACGGCATCTTCGGTGCCCTGGTCGTCATCGTCCTGCTGTTCCAGGTGCTCACCGACGGCAAGCTGCTGCTCGCCAACAACGTCGCGGCCCTGTTCCAGCAGAACGCGCACATCATGGTGCTCGCCATCGGCATGCTCATGGTCATCGTCGCGGGTCACATCGACCTGTCCGTCGGCTCCGTCGTCGCGTTCGTCGGCGGCATCGTGGCCACGACCATGCGCGACTTCGACGCACCGTGGATCGTGGCGGTGCTCGTCGGCCTGGCGCTGGGCGCCCTCGTCGGCGCCTGGCAGGGGTTCTGGGTCGCCTACGTGGGCATCCCGGCGTTCATCGTGACGCTCGCGGGCATGCTCGTGTTCCGCGGGCTGGCCCTCGTGGTCGTCGGCGAGACGCTCGCGGGGCTGCCCTCCTCGTTCATCCGCATCTCCAAGGGCTCGCTGCCGCCCTGGCTCAACTACGTGAACGACATGGACGTCGTCACGCTGGTGATCGGCGCCCTGGCGATCGCGGCGATCGCGCTGAGCCAGCTGCGGGCGCGCAGCGCGCTGCGCAAGCACGACCTGCACGTCGAGGCGACCGGTCTGTTCATCGCGAAGATCGCGATGATCGCCCTGGGCATCGGCGTGCTCACCGTCATCCTGTCGTTCTCGGCCGGCGGCACGCCGATCGTCCTGGTCGTCGTCGGCGCCCTCGTCGTCGCCTACTCGTTCCTCATGGGCCGCACCGTCTTCGGTCGGCACATCTACGCGATCGGCGGCAACCGGGCTGCGGCGGCGCTGTCCGGCGTCAACACCCGCAAGGTCGACTTCTGGATCTTCGTCAACATGGGTCTGCTGGCCGGCGCCGCCGCGGTCTTCACCACGGCACGCGCCGGCGCGGCCATCGCGTCGGCGGGTCAGAACTACGAGCTCGACGCCATCGCGGCCTGCTTCATCGGCGGCGCCGCGGTCACCGGCGGCATCGGCCGGATCGCCGGCGCCATCGTCGGCGCGCTCATCATGGGCGTGCTCAACATGGGCCTGTCGATCCTGTCGGTCGACCCGTCGTGGCAGATGGCGATCAAGGGCATGGTCCTGCTGCTGGCCGTCGCGTTCGACCTGCTCAACAAGCGACGCGCGGGCACGCAGTAG